Proteins encoded within one genomic window of Arachis ipaensis cultivar K30076 chromosome B08, Araip1.1, whole genome shotgun sequence:
- the LOC107610470 gene encoding H/ACA ribonucleoprotein complex non-core subunit NAF1 produces the protein MALFSSPQPQQHQQQQSQSQSQPPQPQPETKAEEDYAIADSFINFDYVPEIEEMSAQNETDGGSEPIVSGSGSTRVVEEHGAGADESVNVGALGSSSRIREGIEQISLAGGSGGSDDDHADDEGSCENSESKSGASASSSPEPEEGEIIESDRDDDDDDDDDGGLLRSIRSKNELEILPVVAPVNVTLGPHHQMLPVGVVVSFIGAKVTIKSMENHHPLNEGSILWITETRTPLGSIDEIFGHVERPYYVVRYNSENQVPKGIYQGASISFVPEFTDFVLNSNADLFKKGYDASSGDNDEEFLDDEKEAEYLRKLRMTKRGSSDQNVGGRRAAPLHDHGHHSTFAGNARGLLALPAPLHDHRQHSTFSGHAQGPFLPAAPLHDHAQPSTFSGNAQGSYAVTTVVPPFTPANANPPFGIWTNTATIPQPQPAAPWLTPNTQIPHQWPQPVVPFQQQLNPNQVLLLATMFPGVQPNILAQQAMYPQGNWGQNQMPFGLNMNSPFPQIQHPPIYAGQQGSSSNGFQSQTNHSLDSNSVPFNHHAPHQFHPGSSANCGRRPFHHHGGRRGWNPAR, from the exons ATGGCGTTGTTCTCATCGCCCCAACCTCAACAACATCAGCAACAACAATCACAATCACAATCACAACCACCACAACCACAACCTGAAACTAAGGCTGAAGAGGACTATGCCATCGCCGATTCCTTCATCAATTTCGATTATGTTCCCGAAATCGAGGAAATGTCTGCACAGAATGAGACAGATGGTGGCTCGGAACCGATTGTTTCCGGCTCAGGGTCGACCCGTGTTGTGGAAGAACATGGAGCTGGAGCTGATGAGAGTGTAAATGTGGGGGCTTTGGGTAGTAGCAGTAGGATTAGGGAAGGGATTGAACAAATTAGCTTAGCGGGTGGAAGTGGTGGAAGTGATGACGATCATGCAGATGATGAGGGTTCTTGTGAGAATTCTGAGTCTAAGAGTGGCGCTTCCGCTTCTTCTTCACC TGAGCCGGAAGAAGGTGAGATTATAGAATCTGATAGGGATGACGATGACGATGACGATGACGATGGTGGTCTTCTGAGATCCATTAGGTCAAAGAATGAGCTTGAG ATTCTTCCTGTTGTTGCTCCGGTGAATGTAACATTGGGACCACACCATCAGATGCTTCCAGTGGGAGTTGTTGTATCA TTTATTGGTGCTAAGGTCACTATCAAAAGCATGGAGAATCACCACCCTCTTAATGAAGGTTCAATTCTCTGGATAACTGAAACTCGAACACCTCTGGGATCAATCGATGAGATATTTGGGCATGTGGAACGCCCCTATTATGTTGTAAGATACAATTCAGAGAATCAAGTCCCCAAAGGGATCTATCAAGGAGCTTCGATATCGTTTGTTCCGGAATTCACTGATTTTGTCCTTAACAGCAATGCTGATCTATTTAAGAAAGGATATGATGCATCATCTGGTGATAATGATGAGGAGTTTTTGGATGATGAGAAAGAGGCTGAATACTTGAGAAAACTAAGAATGACAAAGAGAGGCAGTAGTGATCAAAATGTTGGAGGTAGGAGAGCCGCACCATTGCATGATCATGGACATCATTCAACTTTTGCAGGCAATGCACGAGGCCTTCTTGCACTGCCCGCACCGTTGCATGATCACAGACAACATTCAACATTTTCAGGCCACGCACAAGGCCCTTTTCTTCCAGCTGCACCATTGCATGATCATGCGCAACCGTCAACATTTTCAGGCAACGCTCAAGGCTCCTATGCAGTGACAACCGTAGTTCCCCCATTCACTCCTGCAAATGCCAACCCTCCATTTGGAATTTGGACAAATACAGCTACAATTCCGCAGCCTCAGCCTGCAGCACCATGGTTGACACCAAATACTCAAATTCCTCATCAGTGGCCTCAACCGGTTGTTCCCTTTCAGCAGCAGTTGAATCCCAACCAAGTGCTTCTACTAGCAACAATGTTTCCTGGGGTGCAACCCAATATATTAGCACAGCAAGCTATGTATCCACAGGGTAATTGGGGTCAAAACCAAATGCCATTCGGGTTGAATATGAACTCACCATTCCCTCAGATTCAGCATCCTCCTATATATGCTGGACAGCAGGGTTCTTCATCCAATGGATTTCAGTCACAAACAAACCATAGTTTGGATTCTAACTCTGTTCCATTCAATCACCATGCTCCACATCAATTTCATCCAGGTTCATCTGCTAACTGTGGGAGAAGACCATTTCATCATCATGGGGGTAGGAGAGGTTGGAACCCAGCCAGGTGA